A region of the Alphaproteobacteria bacterium genome:
TTGTGACAGAAAGTGCTCGTGCCTTACAAAATCTTGCTGTACAACATGGAATTGCTTTGGGATATGGAATTCTTACCGTGGAAAATTCTGAGCAAGCATGGGCAAGGGCAAAAACTACAGAAAAAAACAAAGGACGTGAAGCAGCCCAAGCTTGTGTTATGATGGCGGGACTTAGAAAAAAATTAGGGTTTTTATAATAATATTAATTTGATGATTGAAAAAATAGATTTTGACAAAAAAAAAATTATAGGCCGACGGAGCGCACGTTTGGCCATAGTACAAGCTTTATATCAAATGAACTTTACAGGTAAAAATGCTGCTTATGTTATTAATGAATTTAAAAACTACCGTTTTGTTAAATCTGATCAAGAAGATTTTTATAGCCAAATAGATTTTGATTTTTTTTCTTTTATTTTAAAGGGTAATGAAATATCAAAAAAAGAAATAGATAGCCATATCGCAAATATTTTGGATAAAGATTGGAATTTAAAGAGAATTAATCAAATATCTTATGCAATTTTGCGGGCAGGGGCGTTTGAATTTTTGGAATGCCCCGATATTCCTACTAAGGTTATTATTTCAGAATATGTAGATATAGCTCATGATTTTTTTGATGATAAAGAAATAGGATTTGTAAATGGTGTTTTAGATAATCTAGCACAGATGCTTCGATCCAAGGATACGTCAAAAAAGAAAATTCATTGATTTATGAAAAAGCTTAATGAATTTGAAATAATAAATAAATATTTTGCACCGCTTACTTATAAAGAACAGGGTGCTTATAATTTGAAAGACGATGTTGCTGTTTTACCTATTTTTGAAAAAGGTAACTGGGTTATTACAACCGATTCTCTGGTAGCAGATGTTCATTTTTTTCAAAATGATCCAGCTGATTTAATTGCACGTAAAATGTTAAGGGTTAATCTTTCTGATTTAGCATCAAAAGGTGCACAGCCTTTATATTATTTAATGACATTAGCTTTACCTCATTCAATTCAAGAATCTTGGATAGCTGATTTTGCGGAAGGGCTTGCCCAGGATCAAGAACAATATAATGTTTCTTTAATTGGGGGTGACACGGTAGCAACGCATGGTCCAATTACACTTTCTGTAACAGCGTTGGGTTTGCACAATGGTTATATGATACCAAGAAGAGATAAGGCCAAAATTGATGATTTGATTGTGGTTTCAGGTACAGTTGGAGATTCAGCTTTAGGATTAATGATTTTGAAAAAGAAACTAATTTATTCGTTAGATAAACAAGATAAAGATTATTTAGTTAATAAATATAAATTACCGCAACCTCAGATTGAGCTAGGTTTAATAATGTCTGCCGATAATTTATGTTCATCTTGTTTAGATATTTCGGATGGTTTTATTGCTGATCTGAATCATTTATGTCAACAATCAAATGTTGGCGCTGTTATTTATGAAAAATTATTACCTGTAAGTCAGGCTGCACAGTTTGTCTTAAAGGAAAATCCATCCTTATTGATGACTATGTTAAGTGGTGGAGATGATTATGAGCTTTTATTTACAATTTCAAAAGAAAAATATGATTTATTTTTAAAACAAATAAAGAACAAAAATATATCTTTAACGATTGTAGGTAAGATTACAAATGATAGAACTATTTCAATTATAGATCAAAATGGAAAAATGCTACCTTATCACAAAATGGGATATCAGCATTTCTAAAAATTTAAAATCTGAATAAAACAAAAAAATATCATTTTTCTATTACGAACACTTGACGAAACCATCTAAGGCTTTTATTATCCCCAGAACTTGGAGAGAGTCGGCTGTAGATTTGAAATCTAAACGCGGTTCTTATAATGATGCATGATAATATAATTTAGCGTCTATTGCTGTTTCTATGTTATGATGTTTTAGTAAGACCGCTCGAAGGATACTTCGTAGCGGTTATTTAATATTAGAATAAGGAAATAAAGTTTAAGAATGCCAACGATTAATCAATTAATCCGTAAACCGCGTGAAGCCCAAAAAGCACGTAATAAAGTTCCAGCTTTACAAGCTTGTCCGCAAAAACGTGGTGTTTGTACGCGTGTTTATACGACAACTCCAAAAAAACCTAATTCTGCTTTACGTAAAGTCGCACGTATACGACTAACAAATGGGCTGGAGGTTACAAGTTATATTCCTGGTGAAGGTCATAATCTTCAAGAACACTCTGTTGTTATGATAAGAGGTGGGCGTGTTAAAGACTTACCAGGTATTCGTTATCATATTATTCGTGGAACACTTGATACGCAAGGTGTGAAAGACCGACGTCAAAGACGTTCTAAATATGGCGCGAAAAGGCCTAAATAAGGAAAGGAATTATAATGTCACGCCGTAGAGCCGCACAGAAGAGAGAAGTTTTACCCGATGCCAAATTTGGCGATTTTGTGGTTGCAAAATTTATTAATGTTTTAATGTATGATGGTAAAAGATCTACTGCAGAAACTATTACGTATTCTGCTTTTGATCAAATTCAAAAGAAATCGAGCCAAGATCCTTTACAGACTTTTCATGATGCATTAAGTAATGTTTCCCCTAATTTAGAAGTAAGATCTAGACGTGTAGGCGGTGCAACTTATCAAGTACCTGTGGAAGTTAGACATGATCGTGCGCAAGCTTTGGCAATTCGTTGGATTATTTCCGGGGCACGCGGTCGTTCTGAAACAACAATGGTTGATAGGGTTGCTGGTGAAATTCTTGATGCTGCAAATAATAGAGGATCTGCTGTTAAAAAGCGTGAAGATACACACAAAATGGCTGAAGCAAATAAAGCGTTTTCACATTATCGTTGGTGATTTTTTAAAGAGTTAATAATATTATGTCACGTACTACACCACTTGATCGTTATCGTAATATTGGGATTATGGCCCATATTGATGCAGGTAAAACTACGACTACAGAACGTATTCTTTATTATACAGGTCGTTCCTATAAAATAGGTGAAGTCCATGAAGGTACCGCCACCATGGATTGGATGGAACAAGAGCAGGAACGCGGTATTACTATTACATCTGCAGCAACAACATGTTTTTGGCGTGATCATCGTATTAATATTATTGATACACCTGGTCACGTCGACTTTACTATTGAAGTAGAGAGATCATTACGTGTTCTTGACGGTGCTGTTACTGTTTTTGACAGTGTTGCTGGCGTTGAGCCCCAATCAGAAACTGTTTGGCGTCAGGCTGATAAATATCATGTTCCACGTATTTGTTTTGTAAATAAAATGGATCGTATTGGTGCAAATTTTTATCGCTGCGTTGATATGATTGTTGATCGTTTGGGTGCAAAACCTCTGGTTTGTTTGTTACCAATAGGATCAGAAAGCGAATTTGTTGGTGTTGTTGATCTTGTTCAAATGAAAGGAATTATTTGGAAAGATGAATCTTTGGGGGCAGAATTTGTTATAGGTGATATTCCCCAAGATATGAAATCCAAAGCCCAAGAATATCATGATAAACTTGTTGAAATGGCTGTTGAAGTAGATGATGCAGCTATGGAAGCGTATTTAAATGGTACACATCCTGATGTGGAAACCTTAAAAAAGCTGATTAGAAAAGGTACTATTTCAAGTACTTTTGTACCAGTTCTCTGTGGTAGTGCTTTCAAAAATAAGGGTGTCCAACCTATGTTGGATGCTGTTATTGATTATCTTCCTTCTCCTTTGGATATTCCTGCTACTAAAGGGACATCACCTGATAATAATGAACAAGAATTAACACGTAAATGTTCAGATGATGAACCATTTAGTGGTTTAGCCTTTAAAATTATGACTGACCCTTTTGTTGGTTCTTTGACTTTCGTTAGGGTTTATTCCGGGGTGCTTCAATCAGGAACCCAAGTCGTTAATACGATTAAAGATAATAAAGAGCGTGTTGGTCGTATGTTACAAATGCATGCTAATCACCGAGAAGATATTAAAGAGGCGCGCGCTGGTGATATTGTTGCATTGGCGGGTTTGAAAAATACAACTACGGGTGATACGCTTTGTGATCCAGCCAACCCAATTATTTTAGAAAGAATGGAATTCCCAGAACCTGTTATTGAGGTTGCTGTTGAACCCAAGAGCAAAGCTGATCAGGAAAAAATGGGTATGGCTCTTAATAGATTGGCCCAAGAAGATCCGTCATTCCGTGTCAGTACAGATATAGAAAGCGGTCAGACGATTATTAAAGGTATGGGTGAACTTCATCTGGAAATTATCGTTGATCGTATGAAGCGTGAATTTAAAGTTGAAGCGAATGTAGGTGCACCCCAAGTTGCGTATCGTGAAACAATTACAAAATCGATTGAGCATGAATATACCCATAAAAAACAATCAGGTGGTGCAGGTCAATTTGCAAAAGTCAAAATCAGATTTGAACCATCAGAACCCGGTGCTGGTTTTAACTTTGAAAGTGCTATTATTGGTGGGGCTGTCCCCAAAGAATATGTTCCAGGTGTAGAAAAAGGATTGAAAGCTGCCAAAGAAACTGGGGTTATTGCTGGGTTCCCAGTTATTGATTTGAAAACGACTTTGATTGATGGGGCTTATCATGATGTTGATTCTAATGTATTGACATTTGATATTGCAGCGCGTGCTTGTTTTAGAGAGGCTATTGCAAAAGCGGGTCCTAAATTACTTGAACCTATGATGCGTGTTGAAGTAGTGACACCTGAAGATTATATGGGTGATGTTATCGGTGATTTGAATAGCAGACGGGGGCAAATCAGCGGCATGGATAGTCGTGGAAATGCAAGGGTTATAACGGCAATGGTCCCATTGGCAAGTATGTTTGGTTATGTTAATACATTAAGATCAATGAGCCAAGGAAGAGCCCAATATACGATGCATTTTGATCATTATGAACAGGTGCCTCAAGCGGTGGCGGATGAAGTAAAAGCCAAAATGGCATAATTTTTAAACAAAAACTTTATATTTATGGAGTGATTAGGAAATGTCTAAAGCTAAATTTGAACGTGTAAAACCACATTGTAACGTTGGTACAATTGGTCACGTTGATCATGGAAAAACAACGTTAACAGCTGCAATTACCAAAGTATTAAGTGAAGCAGGTGGCGCACAATTTATGGCTTATGATCAAATTGATAAAGCTCCTGAAGAAAAAGCTCGTGGTATTACAATTTCTACAGCCCACGTTGAATATGAAACAGCAAATCGTCACTATGCACACGTTGACTGTCCAGGTCACGCTGACTATGTAAAAAATATGATCACAGGTGCGGCGCAAATGGATGGTGCCATATTGGTTGTTTCTGCAGCAGATGGTCCTATGCCCCAAACACGTGAACATATTCTTTTAGCAAGACAAGTTGGGGTGCCAGCTCTTGTTGTTTTCTTGAATAAGGTTGATATGGTTGATGATCCAGAACTTTTAGATCTTGTTGAATTAGAAGTGAGAGAATTATTATCATCTTATAATTTTCCAGGCGATAAAATTCCTATTGTTCGTGGTTCTGCTCTTTGTGCGTTAGAGGGACGTGAACCCCAATTAGGTAAAGATGCTATTATGTCATTAATGAAATCAGTTGATGAATATATTCCTCAACCTGATCGTCCAAAAGATCGTCCATTTTTGATGCCAATTGAAGACGTATTTTCAATTTCTGGTCGTGGTACTGTTGTAACAGGACGTGTAGAAAGAGGTATTGTAAAGGTTGGTGAAGAAATTGAAATTATTGGATTGCGTCCAACACAAAAAACAACTGTTACTGGTGTTGAAATGTTCCGTAAATTGTTAGATAGTGGTGAAGCTGGTGATAATATTGGTGCATTGTTACGCGGTACAAAACGTGAGGAAGTTGAACGTGGACAAGTTTTAGCAAAACCAGGTTCAATTACACCACATACAAAATTCAAAGCAGAAGCTTACATTCTCACTAAAGAGGAAGGTGGCCGTCATACCCCATTTTTTGCTAATTATCGTCCACAGTTTTATTTTAGAACAACAGATGTGACTGGTGTTGTAAATCTACCTGCCGGAACAGAAATGGTTATGCCAGGCGATAATATTGCCATGGAAATTCAATTAATTGCGCCAATTGCTATGGATGAAGGATTACGTTTTGCTATTCGTGAAGGTGGTCGTACAGTAGGTGCAGGAGTTGTTGCTTCTATTATCGAATAATTGGAAGTGTATTTTTAAGATTAAGGTAAAGGTATAGTTAATGGAAAATCAAAATATTCGTATAAGGTTGAAAGCTTTTGATCACAGATTGCTTGATCAATCAACAAACGAAATTGTTCATACAGCAAAGCGTACAGGTGCACGTATTTGTGGGCCTATACCTTTACCTAATCGTGTAGAAAAATTTACGGTTTTACGCTCACCCCATGTTGATAAAAAAAGTCGTGAGCAATTTGAAATTAGAACACACAAAAGGCTTCTTGATATTATTGACCCAACGCCACAAACAGTAGATGCATTAATGAAATTAGATCTTGCTGCTGGCGTTGATGTTGAAATTAAATTAAAGAATTAGTGAAGTAAAAAGGAAAAAATAAATGCGTTCTGGATTGATTGCAAGAAAGTTAGGTATGACACGCATTTTAGATGCAGAAGGATTACAAGTGCCTGTTACTGTTCTTGTGCTTGAACAATGTCAAGTTGTCAATGTGCTTGCTAAAGAAAAAAATGGGTATGATGCCATACAATTAGGTGTTGGAAAAAGCAAAGTAAAAAACGTTTCCAAAGCCATGCGTGGACATTTTGCCAAGGCTAAAGTTGAACCTAAAAGAAAACTATTAGAATTTAGAATTGATCCTAAACATGTTATACCAGTTGGAGCAGAATTAACTGCTGGGCATTTTGTTGTTGGCCAATATGTTGATGTATCTGGATATACGATTGGTAAGGGTTTTGCTGGTGCTATGAAAAGACATAATTTTGGTGGGTTACGTGCATCACACGGTGTGTCGGTATCTCATCGTAGTCATGGATCAACAGGTAATAGACAAGACCCTGGTAAAACTTTCGCTGGAAAAAAGATGGCAGGTCATCTTGGTGATGAAAAAGTTACTATTCAAAATTTATATGTTGCTGCAACGGATAGTGAGCGTGGAATTATTATGTTAAAGGGTGCGGTCCCTGGGGCTAAAGGATCGTATGTTATTGTTAAAGATGCTGTTAAGCGTCCTTTGCCAAAGGAAGTACCTTTGCCTGCAGCATTAAAAGATAGTTCTGTAACAAACAATGCAGCTTGATAAGGTGTAATGATGAAGTGTCCGGTTATTTCTCTTGATAATAAATCAGTTGGTGAAATTGAACTTTCTGATGAAATTTTTATGGTACCAGTTCGTAAAGACATTTTGGCTAGAATGGTTAATTGGCAATTAGCGAAAAGACGTGCGGGTACACATAAAGCCAAGCAAATTGGTGATATCAGTGGTACAACAAAAAAACCATATAATCAAAAGGGTACGGGTCGTGCGCGTCAAGGCAGTTTGCGCTCCCCTCAATTTCGTGGTGGGGCCGTAATTTTTGGACCTGTTGTTCGTAGTCATGCCCATGATTTACCTAAGAAAGTTCGACGTTTGGCACTTAAAACCGCACTTTCAGCAAAAAAAGCAGAAGGTAAATTAATTGTGCTTGATGATGCTAAAATGACAACTAACAAAACCAAGGATTTTTTACAAAAAATTAAGAAACTTGGATGGGATTCTGCCTTAATGATAGGTGGTGCAGAATTAGATAATAATTTACGTTTTGCTGCGTCAAATGTCCCAAATTTTGATTTATTACCTCAACAAGGTATTAATGTGTATGATATTTTACGCAGAAATTTTTTGGTTTTAACACGTGACGCAATTCAGCATTTGGAAGCTAATTTAAAATGAAAAAATCTACGAAAGAAAAAGAAGTTAAAACAACTTCAACTCCATCTGAGCTCAGTGAAATTTCTATGTATGATTTAATTCGCCACCCTGTTGTGACAGAGAAAGTTACATTGTGCTCCCAATACAATCAAATTGTTTTTCGTGTACCTTTGGATGCCAACAAAACTCAAATTAAACAAGCTGTTGAAAAAATATTTAGTGTTAAAGTTAAAGCTGTGAACACATTACGCCAACAAGGAAAACGTAAAATGTTTCGGGGTAGACCAGGGGTCAGACCAAGTTATAAAAAAGCTATGATTACCTTGGTCGAAGGCCATTCAATTGATATAGCAACGGGAGTATAATTTATGGCGCTTAAAACATATAAACCCATTACTCCAAGTTTACGTCAATTAGCAATTGTTGACCGATCAGATTTGTATAAAGGTCGCCCATTAAAATCTTTAACTGTAGGGTTGAAAAAAACCGGTGGGCGTAACAATCACGGCCATATTACAACACGTCATATTGGGGGTGGGCATAAACGTCGTTATAGATTGATTGATTTTAAAAGACAAAAAAATGATGTTTTTGCTACTGTTGAACGTATTGAATATGATCCTAATCGTACAGCTTTCATTGCACTTATCCGTTATGAAGATGGTGAATATAGCTATATCTTGGCACCTCAAAGATTAAATGTTGGTGATAAAGTTGTATCTGGTGAAAAAGCTGATATTAAACCAGGCAATGCTATGCTCTTAAAAAATATCCCTGTGGGTACTGTGGTTCATAATGTTGAATTAAAACCAAGATCTGGTGGTCAATTAGCACGTGCAGCAGGTTCTTATGTACAAATTGTTGGTAGAGATGGGGAGCATATTATTTTAAGAATTAGCTCAGGCGAAATTCGTAAAGTTAGTTCGGAATGTTTTGCGTCAATTGGTGCTGTATCAAATCCAGATCAACAAAATATAAATATTGGCAAAGCAGGACGTAAACGCTGGCTTGGTGTAAGACCAACAGTACGTGGTGTTGCTATGAATCCGATTGATCATCCACATGGTGGTGGTGAAGGTCGTACATCTGGTGGTAGACATCCAGTTACCCCATGGGGTAAGGGAACTAAAGGTAATAAAACCAGACATAATAAAAGAACTGATAACATGATCATGCGTAGGCGTGTTCGTAAATAAATAAAGAGATATTAGGTTTTAAGGAGTAATTTAATTCATGGTACGTTCAGTTTGGAAAGGTCCTTTTGTTGATGGATACTTATTAAAAAAAGCAGAAATTAGTCGTGCTTCGGGACGTAATGAAATTATTAAAACATGGTCAAGAAGATCAACTATTCTTCCTCAGTTTGTGGGATTAACTTTTGGTGTTCACAATGGCCATAAATTTTTACCAGTTTTGGTGACAGAAAATATGATTGGTCACAAATTTGGTGAATTTGCACCAACCAGGACTTTTCATGGTCATGCTGGTGATAAAAAAGTAAAAAGGGCATAAGAAATTATGAGTAAAGAATCTTCATCCAAAAATAAAAAAGCGGATAAGCAAGTTAAAGCGGTTGCCAAAAATTTACGAGTTGCACCTCGCAAATTAAATCTAGTTGCTCAAGCTATTCGTGGGTTGGCAGCACAAGCAGCTTTGGCCCAATTGACTTTTTCACGCCGTCGTATTGCTAAAGATGTTAAAAAAGTTGTCCAGTCGGCAATTGCTAATGCAGAGAACAATCACCAATTGGATGTCGATCGTCTTTATATTGAAGAAGCATCGGTTGGACGTGGTTTAGTTATGAAAAGAATGCATGCCAGGGCTAAAGGACGCGGTGTTCGGGTTGAAAAATTTTTAAGTCACTTAACCGTTGTTGTAAGTGAAAGAGAAGGAAGAGCATAATGGGACAAAAAATTAATCCAATTGGTCTTAGAGTTGGTGTCAATCGTACTTGGGATTCCCGCTGGTTTGCAGATAAAGATTATGCAAAATTATTACATGATGATTTTCTTCTTAAAGATTATTTGAATAAAAAATTACAACAAGGATCAATTAGTAAAGTTGTTATTGAACGTCCTGCTAAAAAAGCGAGAGTTACAATTTATACATCAAAGCCTGGAGTAATTATTGGTAAAAAAGGAAGCGATATAGAAAAATTACGCTCTGATTTAGCTAAAATTACAAAAACAGAAGTAAGTTTAAATATTGTTGAAATACGCAAACCAGAAATTGATGCAAAATTAATTGCTGAAGGTGTCGCCCAACAATTGGAACGCCGTGTGGCGTTTCGTCGTGCCATGAAAAGAGCGGTGCAATCTGCGATGCGTTTGGGCGCCCAAGGTATTAGAATTAATTGCAGTGGCAGATTAGGTGGGGCAGAAATTGCCCGTATGGAATGGTATCGTGAAGGACGCGTACCACTTCATACCTTAAGAGCTGATATTGATTTTGGTGAAGGTATTGCCAAAACAACTTATGGAATTTGTGGTGTAAAGGTTTGGGTTTATAAAGGTGAAATTATGGATCATGATCCTATGGCCCAAGATAAACGTTTGCATGATCATGTTATGGCACGTCAATAATTAATTAGGAATGTTAAGGTTATATTATGCTTTCTCCAAAACGTACAAAATATCGTAAAGCGCATAAAGGGCGTATACATGGTAAAGCCAAAGGTGGTACAGCACTTAATTTTGGTGCATATGGCTTAAAAGCTACAGACCCAGGTAGAATTACGGCACGCCAAATTGAAGCGGCACGAAGAGCTATCACAAGGCATTTAAAACGATTGGGGCGTATTTGGATACGTATTTTTCCAGATGTACCTGTGTCAACAAAGCCTGCAGAAGTAAGAATGGGAAGTGGTAAGGGTAACCCAGAATTCTGGGTAGCTAGAGTGCACCCAGGAAGAATTATGTTTGAAATTGATGGGGTGTCTATGGATATTGCCAAACAAGCTTTTCAGCTTGCTTCAGCAAAATTACCTATAGGGACTAAATTTGTTTCTCGTCTTGGTGAGGGAGGGTAAATTTATGAAATTAAAAGATTTGAAAGTGAAAACACCAGATCAATTAAAAACTGAACTGTTATCTTTTAAAAAGGAAGCTTTTAATCTTCGTTTTCAAAAAACGAGTGGGCAACTCGAAAATACAGCACGTGTCAAACACGTACGCCGTAATATTGCACGTATTTATACTTTATTAAAACAAAATCCGAATTAATCGCAGGGAAGTTTTAAAATGCCAAAACGAATTCTTCAAGGAATAGTGGTAAGTAATAAAATGAACAAGACAATTGTCGTTAAAGTTGAGCGTCGCGTAAGACACCCAGTTTATGGCAAATTTATTAGTCGTTCAAAAAAATATTCTGCACATGATGAAAACAACAATCATCAAATAGGTGATAATGTGACCATTCGTGAATGTAGACCATTATCAAAAACAAAACATTGGGAAGTTATTGCTGATGTTAATATTTCAGCAGGGGCGCCAAAATCATGATTCAAATGCAAACAAATTTAGATGTGGCTGATAATTCTGGCGCACGTCGTGTTCAATGCATAAAAGTTTTGGGTGGATCGAAACGTAAATATGCTTCTATTGGTGATATTATTGTTGTTTCCGTTAAAGAAGCAATTCCTCGTGGCCGTGTTAAAAAAGGGGATGTTCATCAAGCGGTTATTGTAAGAACCTCAAAGGATATTCGCCGGCCAGATGGAAGTGTTATTCGTTTTGATAAAAATGCTGCAGTATTAATTAACAAACAAGGTGAACCAATTGGTACACGGATTTTTGGCCCTGTTACACGTGAATTACGTGCGAAGAAATTTATGAAAGTTATTTCTTTGGCACCAGAAGTTTTATAAAAATTAGAGGCAAACATGTTAGCTAAGACTAAAATAAAAAAAGGTGACCAAGTTATTCTTTTAAGCGGTAAAGATAAAGGCCGTAAGGGAGAAGTATTAAAAGTATTGCGTGAAGAAAGCCGTGTAATTGTTCAAGGTATTAATATGGTGAAACGTCATACAAAACAATCTGCCCGCTCTACAGGTGGAATTCTTGAAAAAGAATCTTCGGTGCATATATCGAATGTTGCTCATATTGATCCAAGTAGCAATAAACCAACACGTGTAGGATACAAAACTCTTTCAGATGGTCGCAAAGTAAGATTTGCTAAAAAATCTGGTGAAACAATAGATCGTTAATAGGTTAAATATTATGACACGTTTATATGAACATTATCATGAAGTTATTCATCCAAGTTTGATGAAAGAATTTAATTATAATAATAAATTTGAAGTCCCATATTTGGAAAAAATTATTATTAATATGGGTGTGGGTAAAGCCACCCAAGATGCAAAACATCTAACGGCGGCATTTAATGATTTAATTGCCATTGCAGGACAAAAACCTGTGATGACAAAATCACGTAAATCTATCGCAACTTATAAATTACGTGTTGGTATGGATATTGGATGTAAGGTTACCTTAAGACGGACACGTATGTATGAATTTTTGGATCGATTGGTT
Encoded here:
- the nusB gene encoding transcription antitermination factor NusB, giving the protein MIEKIDFDKKKIIGRRSARLAIVQALYQMNFTGKNAAYVINEFKNYRFVKSDQEDFYSQIDFDFFSFILKGNEISKKEIDSHIANILDKDWNLKRINQISYAILRAGAFEFLECPDIPTKVIISEYVDIAHDFFDDKEIGFVNGVLDNLAQMLRSKDTSKKKIH
- the thiL gene encoding thiamine-phosphate kinase, which gives rise to MKKLNEFEIINKYFAPLTYKEQGAYNLKDDVAVLPIFEKGNWVITTDSLVADVHFFQNDPADLIARKMLRVNLSDLASKGAQPLYYLMTLALPHSIQESWIADFAEGLAQDQEQYNVSLIGGDTVATHGPITLSVTALGLHNGYMIPRRDKAKIDDLIVVSGTVGDSALGLMILKKKLIYSLDKQDKDYLVNKYKLPQPQIELGLIMSADNLCSSCLDISDGFIADLNHLCQQSNVGAVIYEKLLPVSQAAQFVLKENPSLLMTMLSGGDDYELLFTISKEKYDLFLKQIKNKNISLTIVGKITNDRTISIIDQNGKMLPYHKMGYQHF
- the rpsL gene encoding 30S ribosomal protein S12, with product MPTINQLIRKPREAQKARNKVPALQACPQKRGVCTRVYTTTPKKPNSALRKVARIRLTNGLEVTSYIPGEGHNLQEHSVVMIRGGRVKDLPGIRYHIIRGTLDTQGVKDRRQRRSKYGAKRPK
- the rpsG gene encoding 30S ribosomal protein S7, translated to MSRRRAAQKREVLPDAKFGDFVVAKFINVLMYDGKRSTAETITYSAFDQIQKKSSQDPLQTFHDALSNVSPNLEVRSRRVGGATYQVPVEVRHDRAQALAIRWIISGARGRSETTMVDRVAGEILDAANNRGSAVKKREDTHKMAEANKAFSHYRW
- the fusA gene encoding elongation factor G produces the protein MSRTTPLDRYRNIGIMAHIDAGKTTTTERILYYTGRSYKIGEVHEGTATMDWMEQEQERGITITSAATTCFWRDHRINIIDTPGHVDFTIEVERSLRVLDGAVTVFDSVAGVEPQSETVWRQADKYHVPRICFVNKMDRIGANFYRCVDMIVDRLGAKPLVCLLPIGSESEFVGVVDLVQMKGIIWKDESLGAEFVIGDIPQDMKSKAQEYHDKLVEMAVEVDDAAMEAYLNGTHPDVETLKKLIRKGTISSTFVPVLCGSAFKNKGVQPMLDAVIDYLPSPLDIPATKGTSPDNNEQELTRKCSDDEPFSGLAFKIMTDPFVGSLTFVRVYSGVLQSGTQVVNTIKDNKERVGRMLQMHANHREDIKEARAGDIVALAGLKNTTTGDTLCDPANPIILERMEFPEPVIEVAVEPKSKADQEKMGMALNRLAQEDPSFRVSTDIESGQTIIKGMGELHLEIIVDRMKREFKVEANVGAPQVAYRETITKSIEHEYTHKKQSGGAGQFAKVKIRFEPSEPGAGFNFESAIIGGAVPKEYVPGVEKGLKAAKETGVIAGFPVIDLKTTLIDGAYHDVDSNVLTFDIAARACFREAIAKAGPKLLEPMMRVEVVTPEDYMGDVIGDLNSRRGQISGMDSRGNARVITAMVPLASMFGYVNTLRSMSQGRAQYTMHFDHYEQVPQAVADEVKAKMA
- the tuf gene encoding elongation factor Tu, which produces MSKAKFERVKPHCNVGTIGHVDHGKTTLTAAITKVLSEAGGAQFMAYDQIDKAPEEKARGITISTAHVEYETANRHYAHVDCPGHADYVKNMITGAAQMDGAILVVSAADGPMPQTREHILLARQVGVPALVVFLNKVDMVDDPELLDLVELEVRELLSSYNFPGDKIPIVRGSALCALEGREPQLGKDAIMSLMKSVDEYIPQPDRPKDRPFLMPIEDVFSISGRGTVVTGRVERGIVKVGEEIEIIGLRPTQKTTVTGVEMFRKLLDSGEAGDNIGALLRGTKREEVERGQVLAKPGSITPHTKFKAEAYILTKEEGGRHTPFFANYRPQFYFRTTDVTGVVNLPAGTEMVMPGDNIAMEIQLIAPIAMDEGLRFAIREGGRTVGAGVVASIIE
- the rpsJ gene encoding 30S ribosomal protein S10, with the protein product MENQNIRIRLKAFDHRLLDQSTNEIVHTAKRTGARICGPIPLPNRVEKFTVLRSPHVDKKSREQFEIRTHKRLLDIIDPTPQTVDALMKLDLAAGVDVEIKLKN
- the rplC gene encoding 50S ribosomal protein L3 — protein: MRSGLIARKLGMTRILDAEGLQVPVTVLVLEQCQVVNVLAKEKNGYDAIQLGVGKSKVKNVSKAMRGHFAKAKVEPKRKLLEFRIDPKHVIPVGAELTAGHFVVGQYVDVSGYTIGKGFAGAMKRHNFGGLRASHGVSVSHRSHGSTGNRQDPGKTFAGKKMAGHLGDEKVTIQNLYVAATDSERGIIMLKGAVPGAKGSYVIVKDAVKRPLPKEVPLPAALKDSSVTNNAA
- the rplD gene encoding 50S ribosomal protein L4, with translation MKCPVISLDNKSVGEIELSDEIFMVPVRKDILARMVNWQLAKRRAGTHKAKQIGDISGTTKKPYNQKGTGRARQGSLRSPQFRGGAVIFGPVVRSHAHDLPKKVRRLALKTALSAKKAEGKLIVLDDAKMTTNKTKDFLQKIKKLGWDSALMIGGAELDNNLRFAASNVPNFDLLPQQGINVYDILRRNFLVLTRDAIQHLEANLK
- a CDS encoding 50S ribosomal protein L23, which codes for MKKSTKEKEVKTTSTPSELSEISMYDLIRHPVVTEKVTLCSQYNQIVFRVPLDANKTQIKQAVEKIFSVKVKAVNTLRQQGKRKMFRGRPGVRPSYKKAMITLVEGHSIDIATGV
- the rplB gene encoding 50S ribosomal protein L2, which gives rise to MALKTYKPITPSLRQLAIVDRSDLYKGRPLKSLTVGLKKTGGRNNHGHITTRHIGGGHKRRYRLIDFKRQKNDVFATVERIEYDPNRTAFIALIRYEDGEYSYILAPQRLNVGDKVVSGEKADIKPGNAMLLKNIPVGTVVHNVELKPRSGGQLARAAGSYVQIVGRDGEHIILRISSGEIRKVSSECFASIGAVSNPDQQNINIGKAGRKRWLGVRPTVRGVAMNPIDHPHGGGEGRTSGGRHPVTPWGKGTKGNKTRHNKRTDNMIMRRRVRK
- the rpsS gene encoding 30S ribosomal protein S19, which gives rise to MVRSVWKGPFVDGYLLKKAEISRASGRNEIIKTWSRRSTILPQFVGLTFGVHNGHKFLPVLVTENMIGHKFGEFAPTRTFHGHAGDKKVKRA